The genomic stretch CGTTAGGACCAATCCCGCCACGAAGAAAGCGGCGTTCATCATCCTGACTGCCCAGGGTGACCGCGCGCTTGTTCAGAAGGCAGCCCAGCTTGGAGCGAACAACGTTCTCGCCAAGCCATTCACAATCGAAAAGATGAAGGCGGCTATCGAAGCCGTATTCGGAGCCCTGAAATGACAGACGAAGTTGCAGCCAAGCGCGTACACATCATTCAGGGGGAATGGAGGGTTGAGAGTGATCCAAACATCGTGATCTCAACGATTCTTGGTTCGTGCGTGGCTGCATGTCTTCGGGATCCGGTTGCAGGTGTCGGCGGAATGAATCACTTTCTTCTGCCTGGCTCTGCAGCCCCGGGGGCTGGCGGGGGAGATGCATCCCGCTACGGCGTTCACTTGATGGAGCTTCTGATCAACGGCCTCCTGAAGAAGGGCGCCCGCAGGGATCGGCTTGAAGCGAAGATCTTCGGTGGTGCCAAGACAATCGCGACATTCTCCAATGTCGGTGAACAGAATGCCGCCTTCGCCATGCAGTTCCTGCGCGATGAAGGCATCAAGGTCGTGGGGTCTTCTACGGGCGGAGAGCACGGTCGGAAACTGGAATATTGGCCGGTCAGCGGTCGCGCGAGACAGTATCCACTTACGGGCGCAGAAACGAAGAAGACGGTGGCTCTGGAGAGCCGTCCGATTCCTGCCGCAAAGCCCGTGGAAAGTTCAATCGAGTTCTTCTGAGTATTGGAGACAGAATGCAAAACGAACACATTGCGGATGCCCGAGGCCCCGAGGAGGAGCTGCCGGAAATCCTTATGCGCATCGTCAGCGAGTTGCATGACGTCGCCTATCTGATCGAGCGGATCGAACCGCAGCTCCTTGAGCTGGGTGGCTCCAAGGTGCTAGAGTCCCCGGACAGCATCAAGGTCATGCAGGGTATCGATCTCGCCGTGCAGAAAACCAGAGGTCTTGCTGAGTTTATCGATACGATCACGGGTACAATCCCTTCTGACTGGATGGTCGACATGACCACTGCACTCAGCCTCGTGAAACTGGCTGACATGCAAAAGGCGCTGGGGGCAGGCCTCCGTCACGGTCATTCGCAGCCATTGACCAAGGCCGCCGGAGACTTCGATTTCTTTTAAGCGATTGCCGCTGGACCGCGCGCTCTGGCGTGTGCCGACGACCCGGACAGTGCCGAAATGACTTCGGCATTTCCAGCTCCACGAAACTCTCGCACAAGTTTCGCTTTCTATTGTCTCACAAGGGGCAGAATTGCCCGACCCCTTCTTGTAGATGGTGTGAGACAGAATGAATCTGTTAGATCAACTAGTTCAGGTATTCAAAAACCTCGGAGCCATGGGCCAGACAAAGCTCATGGCGATGGCCGGGGTGACAATTATTTCTTTTGCACTTATTCTTGCCGGCGCATTCTACGTCAACAAACCAGCCTATGAGACCCTTTACGTCGGCCTTGAACCGATCGATCTGAACCAGGTTAGCATCGCCCTGGCCGAGTCCGGCGTCGATTTCGAAGTGGGTGCGGACGGGGCAAGCATCAGCGTGCCTGCCGGGATGACAAGCAAGGCTCGACTGCTTTTGGCCGAGCGCGGTCTGCCGAACAGCGCGAATGCCGGTTACGAGCTTTTTGATAATGTCGGTTCCCTGGGTCTGACCTCGTTCATGCAGGAAGTCACCCGCGTCAGGGCTCTGGAAGGCGAAGTGGCTCGCACGATCCAGCAGATCAACGGCATTGCTGCCGCCCGTGTGCATATCGTCATGCCGGATGTCGGCAATTTTCGACGCGGCGGCCAGACGCCGACGGCGTCTGTGATGATTCGGGCCTCATCCGAAGCGGGCCGCAAAGCCGCATCATCCATCCGGCACCTCGTTGCCTCATCGGTGCCGGGTCTTGATGTCGAGGACGTAACCATCCTGGATTCCATGGGCCAGCTGCTTGCAGCCGGCGATGAAACCGGTGGAGCCGCAAACCGCTCTCTGGGTGTGGTACAGTCTGTCCAGCAGGAAATCGAAACCAATATCGACAAGGCATTGGCCCCGTTCCTCGGTATGGATAACTTCCGGTCGAGCGTGACCGCTCAGGTCAATACAGACAGCCAGCAGATCCAGGAGACCATCTTCGATCCCGAATCGCGTGTCGAGCGGTCGGTGCGGATCACCCGTGAAGAACAGCGTTCGATGCAGCGGACTCCGGATACGGCGGCAACCGTCGAGCAGAATGTTCCTCAGGCCGCACCTGATGCTGGTGGCGCAGGTCCTGAATCGTCCGACGAACAGGACAAGAAGGAAGAGCAGACCAACTACGAAATCAACAGCCGAACCGTGGCCACTGTCCGCAACAGTTATTCGATCGAAAAGCTGTCTGTCGCGGTTGTTGTCAACCGCGGACGGATCGCCGCCATGGTTGGCGAGCCGGTCGACCAGGCCAAGATCGACGCTTATCTCGCCGAGATGCAGAAGATCGTGACGACGGCTGCTGGCCTCAATCCCGAGCGTGGCGATGTCGTTACCCTCACGGCCATGGATTTCCTCGAGAACCAGTTGCTCCAGGAATCCGCGACCGGCCCCGGGATCATGGAGATCCTGAGCCGCAACATTGGCGGCATCATCAACTCTCTCGCATTCGTTGCCGTTGCCTTCCTGATTGTCTGGATGGGTATTCGTCCGATGCTCCGCAGCGTCGGCGGTGGGGCGCCGGCAATTGCAGGTGGCGACGGTGAGCAGATGGCTGGTCTCGAACTGCCCGACTTCTCACCAGACCTTGGCGGTGCTGCTGGCGGTGCGTTGATGGATGGCTTCGGTGCCGACTTCGGTTTCGATAGCACCGATGATCTGCTCACCTTGGATGACGATCCGAACGGCGGCTTCAATCGCCGGGTCAAGGAAGGTCCGGAGCGGCGCCTTGCACGTATGGTTGAGCTGTCGGAAGAGCGGGCCGCCAAGATTCTGCGCAAGTGGGCAGTCGACAGGGCCGCCTGACGAATCACTGCCTCGCTGTCGAACAAAGAACCGCGCCGCGCCGGCGCGGTTTTCTTGTTTCATGGTCACACCATTTATCGCAGAATTCTCTTGTAATTGTGCGAAAGCATCGTCTTAAGTCGGGGATAGTATGTTTGTCACTGTGACCAATGTCGCTTTATATTTTATTCTTGCCATGATTCGTTGACGACATGAGGTCGATTCAACTCGGTCTGATTTGGGAGTGACAACTCGGTCCGGGT from Peteryoungia desertarenae encodes the following:
- the cheD gene encoding chemoreceptor glutamine deamidase CheD is translated as MTDEVAAKRVHIIQGEWRVESDPNIVISTILGSCVAACLRDPVAGVGGMNHFLLPGSAAPGAGGGDASRYGVHLMELLINGLLKKGARRDRLEAKIFGGAKTIATFSNVGEQNAAFAMQFLRDEGIKVVGSSTGGEHGRKLEYWPVSGRARQYPLTGAETKKTVALESRPIPAAKPVESSIEFF
- the cheT gene encoding chemotaxis protein CheT, with the translated sequence MQNEHIADARGPEEELPEILMRIVSELHDVAYLIERIEPQLLELGGSKVLESPDSIKVMQGIDLAVQKTRGLAEFIDTITGTIPSDWMVDMTTALSLVKLADMQKALGAGLRHGHSQPLTKAAGDFDFF
- the fliF gene encoding flagellar basal-body MS-ring/collar protein FliF yields the protein MNLLDQLVQVFKNLGAMGQTKLMAMAGVTIISFALILAGAFYVNKPAYETLYVGLEPIDLNQVSIALAESGVDFEVGADGASISVPAGMTSKARLLLAERGLPNSANAGYELFDNVGSLGLTSFMQEVTRVRALEGEVARTIQQINGIAAARVHIVMPDVGNFRRGGQTPTASVMIRASSEAGRKAASSIRHLVASSVPGLDVEDVTILDSMGQLLAAGDETGGAANRSLGVVQSVQQEIETNIDKALAPFLGMDNFRSSVTAQVNTDSQQIQETIFDPESRVERSVRITREEQRSMQRTPDTAATVEQNVPQAAPDAGGAGPESSDEQDKKEEQTNYEINSRTVATVRNSYSIEKLSVAVVVNRGRIAAMVGEPVDQAKIDAYLAEMQKIVTTAAGLNPERGDVVTLTAMDFLENQLLQESATGPGIMEILSRNIGGIINSLAFVAVAFLIVWMGIRPMLRSVGGGAPAIAGGDGEQMAGLELPDFSPDLGGAAGGALMDGFGADFGFDSTDDLLTLDDDPNGGFNRRVKEGPERRLARMVELSEERAAKILRKWAVDRAA